One part of the Phacochoerus africanus isolate WHEZ1 chromosome 7, ROS_Pafr_v1, whole genome shotgun sequence genome encodes these proteins:
- the ASCL1 gene encoding achaete-scute homolog 1: MESSAKMESGGGAGQQPQPQPQQPFLPPAACFFATAAAAAAAAAAAAAQSAQQPPPQAPQLSPAGDGQPSGGGHKSGPKQVKRQRSSSPELMRCKRRLNFSGFGYSLPQQQPAAVARRNERERNRVKLVNLGFATLREHVPNGAANKKMSKVETLRSAVEYIRALQQLLDEHDAVSAAFQAGVLSPTISPNYSNDMNSMAGSPVSSYSSDEGSYDPLSPEEQELLDFTNWF, translated from the coding sequence ATGGAGAGCTCTGCCAAGATGGagagcggcggcggcgcgggccaGCAGCCCCAGCCGCAGCCCCAGCAGCCTTTCCTGCCGCCCGCAGCCTGCTTCTTTGCCACGGCCGCcgcggcggctgcggcggctGCGGCCGCGGCGGCGCAGAGCGCTCAGCAGCCGCCGCCGCAGGCGCCGCAGCTTAGCCCCGCGGGCGACGGCCAGCCCTCAGGGGGCGGTCACAAGTCAGGGCCCAAGCAAGTCAAGCGACAGCGCTCGTCCTCGCCCGAACTGATGCGCTGCAAACGCCGGCTCAACTTCAGCGGCTTCGGCTACAGCCTGCCGCAGCAGCAGCCGGCCGCCGTGGCGCGCCGCAACGAGCGCGAGCGCAACCGGGTCAAGCTGGTCAACCTGGGCTTCGCCACCCTGCGGGAGCACGTCCCCAACGGCGCGGCCAACAAGAAGATGAGCAAGGTGGAGACGCTGCGCTCGGCGGTCGAGTACATCCGTGcgctgcagcagctgctggatGAGCATGACGCGGTGAGCGCCGCCTTCCAGGCTGGCGTCCTGTCGCCCACCATCTCCCCCAACTACTCCAACGACATGAACTCCATGGCCGGCTCGCCGGTCTCATCCTACTCGTCGGACGAGGGCTCTTACGACCCGCTCAGCCCAGAGGAGCAAGAACTGCTCGACTTCACCAACTGGTTCTGA